The following coding sequences lie in one Nakaseomyces glabratus chromosome I, complete sequence genomic window:
- the SPO16 gene encoding Spo16p (CAGL0I01936g~Ortholog(s) have role in ascospore formation, positive regulation of protein sumoylation, regulation of reciprocal meiotic recombination, synaptonemal complex assembly and condensed nuclear chromosome localization) — protein MEVSFVNHIPDDGNILIVECTCQEFPKGYPDEELKMMAKKELKKLLDKIRMQDLSLLQKDDTLLIICFDSTDITIEGWEVIVEELKEKSTLWCHREIFICSKSETTKSLTMRKFIENNPIYTSFKHNLKNARPFEYDDDVKDFMVKKILSELYVSHKLTEDQLEDLLAKCNNLEEVFQELGRVPSNS, from the coding sequence ATGGAAGTTAGCTTCGTCAATCATATCCCAGATGATGGCAATATCTTGATAGTAGAATGTACATGCCAAGAGTTCCCGAAAGGTTACCCAGATGAGGAGCTAAAAATGATGGCAAAGAAAGAGTTGAAAAAGTTACTTGACAAGATTCGCATGCAAGATTTATCCTTACTTCAAAAGGATGATACGTTGCTCATTATATGTTTTGATTCTACAGATATAACAATCGAAGGTTGGGAAGTCATTGTTGAAGAGCTCAAGGAGAAATCAACTTTGTGGTGTCATAgagaaatatttatatgcTCAAAGAGTGAAACTACTAAATCTTTGACAATGagaaaatttattgaaaataatcCAATCTATACTTCTTTCAAGCACAACCTTAAAAATGCAAGACCATTCGAATACGATGATGATGTTAAGGATTTTATGGTCAAAAAGATACTATCAGAACTGTATGTAAGCCATAAATTAACAGAAGATCAGCTTGAAGACCTGTTGGCAAAATGTAACAATTTGGAAGAAGTTTTCCAGGAACTGGGAAGGGTCCCATCTAATTCATGA
- the LAM1 gene encoding Lam1p (CAGL0I01980g~Putative activator of transcription; gene is upregulated in azole-resistant strain), giving the protein MSEAVDKAQSKDGANGTSQNGNNVTKLQMNTLLLSEAALDTPSFRATVNFFDGRVKYLSDWSSETALTLQNKYRPALSEFMKVQNGLLHQLLPDPNMVANGMLINQAFTPTLIDSFNKDFNKLAVGLLSIILGNDTSCSKVLNLLNGLKKKAIAPYVDKKNTFDYFQQKYDSAHARYSAIEPTKVVANSTNIDATSVNSSPIPNGTSTVLEVDPSFLRDEHNQLFESRKEYLKSSLDLVAAMSQLKFKLDKMLVDLIDELISESTITVNDESLNVDGMELGRKTIELSPNISNYLKDYKSWVEDVIESSSFLETNMDKTIVSTYTRTVKSIAPPKDLQNYNKALAEKTIAHIVSPKLGTPQKRPVSVPVTMPSKSGWLYMKTYSSSNPRKEIWVKRWCFLQGTVFGMFSLSQSKTFVEESDKFGIFLTSVRFLPNYTRNFCFELKIIGRDKPESDLIERSKDINIIYQADDLAELKSWIVAFHDSKKYIMAQDQKGLQYEVAFKRFSPQYYEFASNAGTVVDTLLTTSHNDTLGSRDGTINLKDSIKALLSSEELKLVQDNKTFLFEFIGTPIATENTGLAMLSNLMSDNHSFPDAITANIWGTSSWNDVSHMIDEQKEKPDILKSLPPLHQTLADIKYPNYYSRSLKVADVQFRTIFYSNNKHSYSLPKRFLLLRFGSIWKPNKKQKFAAICYASKDYFHVYMNCSGFTYLARQDLNEICDVEYSKSEETIHLIRHDGIKYDLNAYFTDPKSITAKLKFLIENRISDNPKNEGDILVKFKQIDQAFAQKSTNAKLKSYMGLNSVQDSLEQQSLSKLNSSLWTIKGTTADLLKRKFQLQKEYSASYKHIYPVPCKGLVHLLFGQRSDAFPRAFFLARKGSDYNITQYWAQRQLPDGTTQLVRKLQFQVNRTSSFVPESPHDKEEYLAQQVTVEQVMVKMIDNCYYEIDQDPIIIQFPFAKPIKLSLKYIISERSDHDADMASRLMLSSNYADFITYYKVEFIKDINHESEIAYDQSIWEQFIYCWVLQSTKYEFNTIKSVIDGYLGKIGSHGKLTKAIKMGGRLGISDTIETQPSVSEKNNKNVETPHRIQIQYTFTLLLKVIIKMIVFRATNFCFLIFRLFLILIHFGATTMKKINKILLAVLVISALSNVFLLGRSTVNYWSVRRAEHSFKQHMASTDGSTMQRALYVKDLDLLTNHLVTGFDNVAFKKFNEENYNNQLNNFKYKDTRREIAIRRNELLVELKIMQNMEKELVKGDYRLFLIEELNKCESVSVEMPDIWNTDKKLQEYCSVCKSEFTNMNIL; this is encoded by the coding sequence ATGAGTGAAGCAGTTGATAAAGCGCAGTCCAAAGATGGTGCCAACGGTACATCTCAGAACGGTAACAATGTAACAAAGCTTCAAATGAATACGCTACTGTTGTCTGAAGCAGCCTTAGATACCCCATCATTCAGAGCAACAGTTAACTTTTTTGATGGGAGGGTGAAATATTTAAGTGACTGGTCATCTGAAACTGCTTTGACcttacaaaataaatatagaCCAGCATTGTCAGAGTTTATGAAAGTTCAAAATGGGCTATTACACCAACTACTACCAGACCCGAATATGGTAGCCAATGGTATGCTTATCAACCAAGCTTTTACACCTACTCTTATTGACTCATTTAATAAGGATTTTAACAAATTAGCGGTCGGTTTGCTTTCCATAATCTTAGGAAATGATACCTCTTGTTCTaaagttttgaatttaCTGAATGgcttgaaaaagaaagctatCGCTCCATATGTGGACAAGAAGAATACATTTGACTATTTCCAACAAAAGTACGACTCTGCCCATGCGAGATATTCGGCAATCGAACCTACAAAAGTCGTAGCCAATAGTACTAATATTGATGCTACATCTGTTAACAGCAGTCCTATCCCAAATGGTACTAGCACTGTATTAGAAGTGGATCCTTCCTTTTTAAGAGATGAACACAATCAGCTATTCGAAAGCAGAAAGGAGTATTTAAAGAGCTCTTTGGATTTAGTGGCAGCCATGTCACAGTTAAAATTTAAGTTGGACAAAATGCTAGTGGATCTCATAGATGAACTAATTTCAGAAAGTACAATTACCGTTAATGATGAATCGTTGAATGTTGACGGTATGGAATTAGGTAGGAAAACAATTGAGCTTTCACCTAATATTTCTAACTACTTGAAGGACTATAAATCATGGGTTGAGGATGTTATTGAATCATCTTCCTTTCTTGAGACTAACATGGATAAAACGATAGTTTCGACTTATACCAGAACGGTAAAGTCAATTGCACCGCCAAAAgatcttcaaaattataataaaGCACTGGCGGAAAAAACGATAGCACATATAGTAAGTCCAAAGTTAGGTACTCCCCAAAAACGACCCGTATCTGTACCAGTTACTATGCCCTCGAAATCTGGTTGGCTTTATATGAAAACATATAGTAGTAGTAATCCAAGAAAGGAAATCTGGGTTAAAAGATGGTGCTTTCTTCAAGGTACCGTGTTTGGCATGTTTTCCTTATCTCAAAGTAAAACATTTGTTGAGGAAAGTGACAAGTTCGGTATATTTTTAACTAGTGTTCGCTTCTTGCCCAACTATACCAgaaatttttgttttgaacTTAAAATAATCGGTAGGGACAAACCTGAATCGGATTTGATTGAAAGATCGAAAGATATAAATATCATCTATCAGGCTGATGATTTGGCAGAATTAAAGTCTTGGATTGTCGCCTTTCATGACtctaagaaatatataatggCGCAAGACCAGAAGGGTTTACAATACGAGGTTGCTTTCAAAAGGTTCTCACCACAATATTATGAATTTGCATCTAATGCTGGCACAGTGGTAGATACATTATTAACCACCAGCCATAATGATACCTTGGGTTCTAGAGATGGAACTATTAACTTGAAAGACTCCATAAAGGCTCTATTGTCCAGTGAAGAACTCAAATTGGTTCAAGATAATAAAACCTTTTTATTCGAATTTATTGGGACACCAATTGCAACCGAGAATACTGGGTTAGCAATGTTATCTAATTTGATGTCGGATAACCACAGCTTCCCGGATGCTATTACCGCCAATATTTGGGGTACTTCATCTTGGAACGATGTATCCCATATGATAGatgaacaaaaagaaaaacctGATATTCTTAAATCACTACCTCCTTTACACCAAACCCTTGCCGACATCAAATACCCAAACTATTATTCTAGAAGTTTGAAGGTTGCTGATGTTCAATTTAGAACCATATTctattcaaataataaacacTCTTATTCTCTTCCAAAACGATTTCTACTGTTAAGGTTTGGTTCCATATGGAAGCCTAACAAGAAGCAAAAGTTTGCTGCCATATGTTATGCATCCAAGGACTATTTTCATGTATATATGAACTGTTCTGGGTTTACATATCTAGCAAGGCAAGACTTGAATGAGATTTGTGACGTCGAATATAGCAAATCTGAAGAGACGATTCATTTGATAAGACACGATGGTATCAAGTATGATCTTAATGCCTATTTTACTGATCCCAAGTCAATAACTGCTAAGTTAAAATTCCTAATTGAGAACCGAATCAGTGATAACCCGAAGAATGAAGGTGACATTTTAGTTAAGTTTAAACAGATCGACCAGGCATTTGCTCAGAAATCCACTAATGCAAAATTAAAGTCATACATGGGGCTGAACTCAGTGCAAGATTCATTGGAACAACaatcattatcaaaattaaaCTCTTCTCTCTGGACAATTAAAGGTACCACTGCAGATCTCTTAAAAAGGAAGTTTCAACTACAGAAAGAGTATTCTGCATCCTATAAGCATATTTATCCAGTTCCATGTAAGGGGTTGGTACATTTACTTTTTGGTCAAAGATCAGATGCCTTTCCAAGGGCATTCTTTCTAGCACGTAAAGGGAGCGATTATAACATCACCCAGTATTGGGCTCAGAGACAACTTCCTGATGGGACTACTCAATTAGTAAGAAAATTACAATTTCAGGTTAATCGTACCTCCAGTTTTGTACCTGAATCACCTCATGACAAAGAGGAATATTTAGCACAACAAGTTACTGTTGAACAAGTGATGGTTAAGATGATTGATAATTGTTATTACgaaattgatcaagacCCAATAATAATTCAATTCCCTTTTGCAAAGCCTATTAAACTAAGTCTGAAATACATAATTAGTGAAAGGAGCGACCATGATGCCGATATGGCATCTCGCTTAATGCTTTCAAGCAATTATGCTGATTTTATTACCTATTATAAGGttgaatttattaaagATATTAATCATGAGAGTGAAATTGCGTATGATCAGAGTATTTGGGAACaatttatttattgttgGGTACTGCAGTCCACTAAGTATGAATTTAATACTATCAAGAGTGTCATTGATGGTTACCTAGGCAAAATTGGTAGTCATGGGAAATTAACAAAGGCCATAAAGATGGGTGGCAGACTTGGTATATCTGATACAATTGAAACTCAACCTTCTGTatcagaaaagaataataaaaatgttgAAACTCCACATAGGATTCAGATTCAGTATACTTTTACTCTATTACTAAAAGTGATTATCAAAATGATTGTCTTTAGGGCTACtaatttctgtttcttaattttccgattatttttgatattaattCACTTCGGTGCTACTActatgaaaaaaatcaacaaaataCTTTTAGCGGTTTTAGTGATATCCGCTTTATCGAATGTATTTTTGCTTGGAAGATCTACTGTTAACTACTGGTCCGTTAGAAGAGCTGAACATTCTTTTAAACAACATATGGCTTCGACAGATGGATCCACAATGCAAAGAGCCTTGTATGTTAAAGATTTGGATCTTCTAACTAATCATTTAGTGACAGGGTTCGATAATGTTGcattcaagaaattcaacGAAGAAAATTACAACAACCaattaaataatttcaaGTACAAGGACACTAGACGCGAGATTGCGATAAGAAGAAACGAACTGCTAGTTGAGTTGAAGATCATGCAAAATATGGAGAAAGAACTGGTAAAAGGGGATTATAGACTATTCCTCATTGAAGAACTAAACAAATGTGAATCTGTTTCAGTGGAAATGCCAGATATTTGGAACACTGACAAAAAATTGCAAGAATATTGTTCCGTATGTAAATCGGAATTCACGAACATGAATATACTTTGA
- the LIN1 gene encoding U5 snRNP complex subunit LIN1 (CAGL0I02002g~Ortholog(s) have U4/U6 x U5 tri-snRNP complex, U5 snRNP, chromatin localization): MQSKRASDEDQTSGRKRLKVYQNIQPQNNLAEGESDFENNTDDAFIDDDNDDNDELESRTLNIDQFRKENIDTNSEIDDAIRESDSAFTLESFDIKEDLKEGKFDESGNFIRSKSRGNSDDEEDEFWLQESVTKGDYSKNNIPMSKLVSDRPMITAVEALYQILFLMPDQDKNIIETLAQLNKDKKRFSKIQNSQCVEAVVNAINILTDSVETLERKEFSNVYQMKRQDLVNAIKEEPTSKDGPYDPIKDRIWQYKWLGKDKVYGFYTCYEMQYWKENYFQNRVLVRLNSYSESDNYWVHISNSIFDTL; encoded by the coding sequence ATGCAATCGAAAAGAGCTAGTGATGAGGACCAAACTTCAGGGAGAAAACGACTAAAAGtttaccaaaatatacaaCCCCAGAACAATCTGGCTGAAGGGGAGTCAGACTTTGAGAACAATACCGATGATGCTTTtatagatgatgataatgatgataatgatgaaCTGGAATCAAGGACATTGAATATAGATCAATTTCgtaaagaaaatattgacaCCAACTCCGAGATAGATGATGCTATTAGGGAAAGTGATAGTGCCTTTACATTAGAATCCTTCGATATCAAGGAAGATTTGAAAGAAGGcaaatttgatgaaagtGGCAATTTTATTAGATCCAAAAGTAGAGGCAATTCGGATgacgaagaagatgagTTTTGGCTGCAAGAGAGTGTTACCAAAGGTGATTATagcaaaaataatataccCATGTCAAAACTGGTCAGCGATAGACCTATGATAACTGCAGTCGAGGCTCTGTATCAGATACTATTCCTTATGCCTGACCAGGATAAAAACATAATAGAAACTCTTGCTCAACTGAATAAGGACAAAAAGCGGTTCTCCAAAATACAGAACAGTCAATGTGTTGAGGCTGTAGTCAATGCAATTAATATTCTTACCGACTCCGTAGAAACCTTAGAGAGAAAGGAGTTTTCTAATGTCTATCAGATGAAAAGACAAGATTTAGTAAATGCTATCAAAGAAGAGCCCACTTCGAAGGATGGTCCTTATGATCCCATAAAAGATAGAATATGGCAATATAAATGGCTCGGAAAAGATAAGGTTTATGGATTTTATACATGCTATGAAATGCAATAttggaaagaaaattatttTCAGAACAGGGTGCTAGTTCGATTGAATTCTTATTCAGAATCAGATAATTATTGGGTCCATATCTCCAATAGTATATTTGATACTCTGtaa
- the SPO12 gene encoding Spo12p (CAGL0I01914g~Ortholog(s) have role in meiosis I, mitotic cell cycle, positive regulation of exit from mitosis and nucleolus localization), which produces MVTYETKPVMECNEKLLNVSNSKTNTDVVTDIQGLDGSDARYTDTSSLDQSQANIFNISSNKTNQKSNTNFCVGKKTKIGGAGNQTNCMRGKNTDLSLRKKFASPTDHLLSPCSKKLRDHKNSLFGTKGKPLKLKFTDLQSEQ; this is translated from the coding sequence atggTGACTTATGAAACTAAGCCAGTTATGGAATGTAATGAGAAGCTATTGAACGTCAGCAATAGTAAAACTAATACTGACGTAGTGACTGATATCCAAGGACTAGATGGATCAGATGCTAGGTATACAGACACTAGTTCACTAGATCAGTCCCAAGCcaatatattcaatatttcaaGTAACAAGACTaatcaaaaatcaaatacaaACTTCTGTGTAGGAAAGAAGACTAAAATTGGTGGTGCTGGTAACCAAACTAATTGCATGAGAGGAAAGAACACTGATCTAAGTCttagaaagaaatttgCGTCTCCTACTGACCATTTACTGTCACCATGTTCTAAGAAATTGAGAGATCATAAGAATAGTTTATTTGGAACAAAGGGTAAACCGTTAAAGCTCAAATTTACCGACTTACAGTCAGAACAGTAA
- the OYE2 gene encoding alkene reductase (CAGL0I02024g~Putative NADPH dehydrogenase; protein abundance increased in ace2 mutant cells) — translation MPFSKDFEPVAFKDTNMFKPMKVGNTTILHRAALPPLTRMRAHHPGHIPNREWAVEYYKQRSQRPGTMLVTEGVFPSAQSGGYDNAPGIWSEEQMVEWRKIFNAVHDNKSFAWVQLWVLGRQGFPDSLARDGLRYDSASDGIYMSAEQEELAKKSNNPQHGITKDEIKQYIKDYVQGAKNAIAAGADGIEIHSANSYLLNQFIDPKSNKRTDEYGGSIENRARFTLEVVDAIVDAIGPERTAIRLSPYGTYGDMSGGAEPLIVAQYAYIIGELERRAKEGKRLAYLHLVEPRVLDPFAPEGEDVYNEGTTDFAYSIWKGPIMRAGNYAIHPEVAMEVLKDDRTIVGYGRYFIANPDLVDRLEKGLPLNKYDRSTFYAMSAEGYIDYPTYEEAIKMGWDKQ, via the coding sequence atgcCTTTCAGCAAAGATTTTGAACCTGTCGCTTTCAAGGACACCAACATGTTTAAACCCATGAAGGTTGGTAACACTACTATTCTACATCGTGCTGCTTTGCCTCCATTGACCAGAATGAGGGCGCATCATCCAGGCCATATTCCAAATAGGGAATGGGCTGTTGAGTACTACAAGCAAAGATCCCAAAGACCGGGTACAATGCTAGTTACCGAAGGTGTCTTCCCATCTGCTCAATCCGGTGGTTATGATAACGCACCAGGTATCTGGTCAGAAGAACAAATGGTTGAATGGAGAAAGATTTTCAATGCCGTTCACGACAATAAGTCTTTTGCTTGGGTTCAATTGTGGGTTTTAGGTAGACAAGGATTCCCAGATTCATTGGCCAGAGACGGTCTAAGATACGATTCTGCAAGTGATGGTATTTATATGAGTgctgaacaagaagaacttgCTAAGAAATCCAACAACCCACAGCATGGAATCACTAAGGATGAAATTAAGCAATATATCAAGGACTACGTCCAAGGTGCTAAAAATGCCATTGCCGCTGGTGCTGATGGTATTGAAATTCACAGTGCCAACAGTTACCTGTTAAACCAATTTATTGATCCAAAATCCAACAAGAGAACTGATGAATACGGTGGTTCCATTGAAAACAGAGCCAGATTCACATTAGAAGTTGTAGACGCTATTGTAGACGCCATTGGACCTGAAAGGACTGCCATTAGATTATCACCATACGGTACATATGGTGACATGTCTGGTGGTGCAGAACCATTGATTGTTGCACAATATGCTTACATTATTGGTGAGCTTGAAAGAAGAGCAAAAGAAGGGAAAAGATTAGCATACTTGCATCTTGTTGAGCCAAGAGTTCTAGATCCATTTGCTCCAGAAGGTGAAGATGTTTATAATGAAGGTACAACAGACTTTGCTTATTCCATATGGAAGGGTCCAATCATGAGAGCGGGGAACTACGCTATCCATCCCGAAGTTGCCATGGAAGTCCTAAAGGATGATAGAACTATTGTCGGTTACGGCAGATACTTTATTGCTAACCCTGATTTAGTCGATCGTCTAGAAAAAGGGTTGCCATTGAACAAATATGATAGATCAACTTTCTACGCTATGTCTGCTGAGGGCTACATTGATTATCCAACTTACGAAGAAGCAATTAAGATGGGCTGGGACAAGCAATAG
- the RTT107 gene encoding Rtt107p (CAGL0I01958g~Ortholog(s) have role in DNA double-strand break attachment to nuclear envelope, cellular response to biotic stimulus, cellular response to starvation and double-strand break repair, more), with translation MSIDTSIKKTQIFKHLNFLIVATNSDESKEAEELRKQLYENDCLHCEIYHAYKLEYKIPQHINVKKWLIRQDFNKHEVHIVVSKTSNFELYPLFEYELLIPVVTPDWIQLCIQSNRHLRTSNFSPNPRLVFKNFQMLVSKNVFNHSEYFLFSEIIHCLGGTTVDYITKATTHIITTSPKDPAIIAMEKYKSSRAEPSQEANIQYVLPTWLCQVYMERHLVSIKEHLIDHRRSEMETREQLNELWDDIHNFEELFDGKRDKIFMGKSFEIGDDIDLNRKSYRYFCDMIKSLGGQIILSEEEKNAEAEDSGTGQSRTSADFIIRNTISDSDAGANKRTLFGNIFWIVNIWNREKFFLPDTNAICLPRRRRKLFRKQDLAVTYTNYFGEQRTYLQQLIELLGGSATMELSKQNTHLICNLPFGKKYEVAMKWKESGSKIVICSHRWLEECYISGKKVPVDEAYTRLERDDNTYSLTLGQQLSPKLDSENSSDEETDIEESQVFALEYLKTSQSRAHDLTGLDDISHLESSIRKKKYGKSNANENASISRTPSASISNDSSRDDEAYETAPTNFLTSTELNKSAKLDKQLLITSTVDPSNLRLKDTDYAGSALCLDEDKHESNKTDAKLNIEGHVALKNGAKRTSDVSSTNKVSAGNSDKNEKLSYNKTDEYSSIRESESSYKQLENMHNKSSNGMVSTNQSSPNNTQLNTDENLTTNNSDNHKGNIIVQKNTEDNGGMQEDSTSTTMTDKSALQDEMMDNEHDVHKETMDLIQELSGGRKAKTKAARRLHEDIESLNEHEKNSGKRRKVRDKNGSLLLPEEIKQLQEQEILIQQAKKTLFANPYTCNSSNQTISLNIGLNAICTGFSLEDLTDIEKEILRLVGIKLQHDNVDQHIFEEQRGQRGHNRINTIFAPKRLRTVKFLKSLSLSSIRYFLTPDYITALLLDIKSGKDVSKYRSPSNSFRIDSIDDELIEKMQKVSGKLFFKSKIKNVNIMHDLKASPKVVGEILKCHGVDSFTILKKQYVLTDIARNTRVSTDNTVDYILIASSKNQVTKFKKLIQQETNSENVSVLVVNWDWCVDCIFNAEVNLEDKANIFFNKRI, from the coding sequence ATGTCTATTGATACATCGATTAAGAAAACGCAGATATTTAAACATCTCAATTTCTTAATAGTGGCGACAAATTCAGATGAATCAAAGGAAGCAGAAGAACTACGAAAACAACTATATGAGAATGATTGCTTACATTGTGAAATTTACCACGCATACAAACTGGAATATAAGATTCCACAGCATATAAATGTTAAAAAATGGCTTATAAGGCAGGACTTTAACAAGCATGAGGTTCATATTGTCGTTTCCAAGACATCTAACTTTGAGTTATATCCCTTATTTGAATACGAGTTACTCATTCCCGTAGTTACACCCGACTGGATCCAACTGTGTATACAGTCCAACAGACATTTGAGAACGTCAAATTTTTCTCCTAATCCTAGGCTGgtattcaaaaactttcaaATGCTTGTGTCAAAAAATGTTTTCAATCATTCAGAATACTTCCTATTTTCAGAGATTATCCATTGTTTAGGTGGAACAACTGTTGATTATATTACGAAAGCTACTACGCATATTATCACGACTAGCCCTAAAGATCCTGCTATAATAGCGATGGAGAAATATAAAAGCTCAAGGGCTGAGCCATCACAAGAAGCAAATATCCAATACGTATTGCCCACTTGGTTATGCCAAGTATATATGGAAAGGCACTTGGTATCAATCAAGGAGCATTTAATTGACCACAGACGGTCTGAAATGGAGACTAGAGAGCAATTGAATGAATTATGGGATGACATACATAATTTTGAGGAGCTATTTGATGGTAAACGAGATAAGATTTTTATGGGGAAATCATTTGAAATAGGAGATGATATCGATCTAAATAGAAAGTCTTATAGATATTTCTGTGATATGATCAAAAGTCTGGGAGGTCAAATAATTCTCAGcgaagaagagaagaatgCAGAAGCTGAAGATAGTGGCACTGGGCAAAGTCGCACATCAGCTGATTTCATAATAAGAAACACTATTAGCGATAGCGATGCTGGTGCCAATAAAAGAACTTTATTTGGAAATATTTTCTGGATTGTAAATATTTGGAACAGGGAGAAGTTTTTTTTACCAGACACCAATGCTATATGCTTGcctagaagaagaagaaagctaTTTAGAAAACAAGATCTAGCCGTGACATATACCAACTATTTTGGAGAACAGAGGACATACCTCCAACAATTAATTGAGCTACTTGGAGGCTCTGCAACAATGGAACTGTCGAAGCAAAATACACATTTGATTTGTAATTTACCATTCggtaaaaaatatgaagtTGCTATGAAATGGAAAGAAAGTGGAtcaaaaatagtaatatGTTCTCACAGATGGTTAGAAGAGTGTTATATATCAGGTAAGAAGGTACCAGTTGATGAAGCTTATACACGGTTGGAAAGAGACGATAACACCTACTCGTTGACACTTGGACAACAATTATCTCCTAAGCTTGATTCTGAAAATTCTTCAGATGAAGAGACTGATATAGAAGAAAGTCAAGTATTTGCTTTGGAGTACCTTAAAACTTCACAATCTAGGGCCCATGACCTCACAGGCCTTGATGACATTAGTCATCTGGAATCATCaataaggaaaaaaaaatatggcAAATCAAATGCTAATGAGAACGCTTCCATTTCTAGGACGCCTTCTGCCTCCATCTCTAACGACTCTTCTAGAGATGATGAAGCGTACGAAACGGCACCAACCAATTTTCTCACCTCTACGGAGTTAAATAAAAGCGCTAAGTTAGATAAGCAACTTTTGATAACTAGTACTGTGGATCCTTCTAATCTAAGGTTAAAAGATACAGATTATGCTGGTTCAGCGCTTTGTTTGGATGAGGACAAACATGAATCTAATAAAACGGATGCTAAGCTCAATATTGAAGGCCATGTAGCGCTGAAAAACGGAGCAAAACGAACATCAGATGTTAGTTCGACAAATAAAGTCTCTGCAGGGAATTCCGACAAGAATGAAAAGTTAAGCTATAATAAAACTGATGAATATAGTAGTATCAGGGAAAGCGAAAGCTCATATAAACAACTAGAGAACATGCATAATAAATCTAGTAATGGTATGGTATCGACTAACCAGTCATCGCCAAACAATACCCAATTGAACACTGATGAAAATTTGACGACTAATAACTCAGATAATCATAAGGGAAACATAATTGTGCAAAAGAATACAGAAGATAATGGAGGTATGCAAGAAGACTCCACTAGCACTACCATGACAGATAAATCAGCATTACAAGATGAGATGATGGATAATGAGCACGATGTGCACAAAGAAACCATGGATTTGATACAAGAATTATCTGGTGGTAGGAAGGCCAAAACAAAAGCAGCTAGGCGGTTACATGAGGATATTGAGTCCCTGAATGAGCATGAAAAGAATAGTGgtaaaagaagaaaggttCGAGATAAAAATGGATCATTGCTATTACCAGAAGAGATAAAGCAACTTCAAGAGCAAGAAATATTGATACAGCAAGCCAAAAAGACTCTGTTTGCAAACCCATATACATGTAACAGTAGCAATCAGACAATATCATTGAATATAGGGCTAAATGCAATTTGTACAGGATTTTCTTTAGAAGATCTTACTGACATCGAAAAAGAGATCTTAAGATTAGTAGGAATCAAATTGCAACACGATAATGTCGATCAGCATATATTTGAGGAGCAGAGAGGTCAAAGAGGGCACAATAGAATTAATACAATTTTTGCACCAAAACGGTTAAGGACAGTTAAATTTTTAAAGTCTTTGAGTCTTTCAAGCATTAGATATTTTCTAACGCCTGATTATATTACTGCACTATTACTCGATATAAAGAGTGGGAAAGACGTTTCAAAATATCGTTCTCCTAGTAATAGTTTTCGAATTGACTCAATCGATGATGAGTTGATCgaaaaaatgcaaaaggTATCCggtaaattatttttcaagtCCAAGATCAAGAATGTAAACATTATGCATGACTTGAAAGCAAGTCCCAAGGTTGTAGGTGAGATATTGAAATGTCACGGTGTAGATTCATTTACAATACTAAAGAAGCAATATGTATTGACAGATATAGCGAGGAACACCAGAGTGAGTACTGATAATACTGTTGATTACATCTTGATAGCTTCGAGCAAAAACCAGGTGACAAAGTTCAAAAAGCTGATTCAACAAGAAACCAATTCCGAAAATGTATCAGTTTTGGTAGTGAATTGGGATTGGTGTGTAGACTGTATATTCAATGCTGAAGTGAATTTGGAAGATAAAGCCAAcatctttttcaataaaagGATTTAG